The sequence below is a genomic window from Salvelinus namaycush isolate Seneca chromosome 2, SaNama_1.0, whole genome shotgun sequence.
ATTTTGCGCTGATGACAGACCCTCCAGTCTCTCACAGCCATGATCAGGTCACAAGCCTGTCTCCTCGAGATAATCTACACCTTTTGCCCTGAAGTGCACAGCTGACAACTTTCAAATCCCCATGTCAACTTGTGTTCCAACTTGTAGATTCTGTGTGGCTATCTTATTCCACAATAAAGGCTTTTTGGGCGTCTCCCTAAGAGAGTGTATGTAATATTACCGTCCCTACTGTATCTATTATGTGGTGATGAAAGAGAACCTTTTCATTCATAGCTGTCTTCTGAGACTGTCCTCCGACCGGTCCAACCAGACGGCCAGGTTTGTAAGCCGCAGGAACAGGACTGGAGTCAGACTCCCACCGACTGACTGGTGTACACTTCTTGTCCTAGTAAAGCCTCGCTGGGGGCAGACCTCTGTCTCCCCTGAAACCTGCTTTTGACTCTCATCCAAGTTCCAACATCCATCCTCAAAATGATGTTATGAGATGTGGATTGTTACTGAGGGTAACTTTTATTTCGAGATTGATGCTATTTGACATGACCTATACAGTAAGAGAATATAATGTGGTGGCCAACTATGACTGCCCCTTCACAGGAGTGTCTCTGAAATGTAAAGAACATAAATGGCACAGCCTACTGGGCTTATTATAGTGTGGCATACTGTAGCTCCACAATGGTCATGTGGTGTGGAGTATTACATATTAATATAAACAATATTTCACAGGGGAATTAAACGCACGACAGCCACTCTCCAGTTAATTCCATGTCTTGAGGCATGTCTTGCTGATCATGAGGAAGATTTTATGCAAACAAATACTTTATCACAGAAATGACAGAATTAACCCAAACTGCAGCAATATTGCATACAGTAAAGAATATTCTATAAAATGAAGACTAAATTTAAAGTATTTCACAGATACAGTAATAGTACTGTAtgtacacaatacatatatacaTTTAACACAGATAAAATAAAGACCTCTGTATCATCGTACATTGTGTCTCTGTTGTTCACTACACTTTAGAAAAAagagtgctatctagaacctaaaagggttcttcagctggccccataggagaaccctttgaataacccttttgggttccatgtagaacttattccacagagggttctaactggaaccaaaaagggttatcctacgGAGACAGCTGAAGATTCCTTTTGGAACCctgtttctaagagtgtacagtcaAGTGATAATAGACTAACAATACCAAGTAATACTGAATAATGCTGCTAATGTATGTCTTAGTTCACTGCCTCTTGCGCAGGTGAACATACAGGACTCCACTGAAGAGCAAGAGCGGTACACAGGACCAGGCCAGAATGAAACAGTAGCCAAAGTGGCCAATGCTCAGGTCTCTGGAGTTCTCCAGGATCTTCTTACGGTGGAATGTGAAGATGAGACAGGCGGCAAATGATGTGAAACCTGGTGGAGCAGAGCAGAAAGGGGACAGGGAGGGTAAATGCTCTTTAGAGAATAAATGTGTGTCAATAACCAAAATGAACAGAGAACTTATCTAGGTTAAAGATAAAACCTCACAAATAGTATACAGTAAGTACACACATGAAAGAACTGGGTGTCATAAACTGGTCAATTCTTGTCCAGTACAGTACCTGCAAAAACCTGACAGAGGCCTGTGAAATAGAAGAGCCCTCCTTTAGACATGGTGAAGAGCTGACCCAGGAAGACCAGGAAGGAGATAGAGGAGAAGACCACTGAGAGGACCATCATAGACTGGACTGCCTGCAGCCAGTCTGGAGAAACGAGAGGAACAATGAGACTCCATGTCATTGggatcaacacacagacacattgaATAGGACtatacagcctatagggaggaggtcagagacctggcagtgt
It includes:
- the LOC120024470 gene encoding epithelial membrane protein 3-like is translated as MVLLLMSVTVLHLFTLAMLFIATLEKSWWIWSDAEITDLWSNCIHDNATGNWLCAASNENDWLQAVQSMMVLSVVFSSISFLVFLGQLFTMSKGGLFYFTGLCQVFAGFTSFAACLIFTFHRKKILENSRDLSIGHFGYCFILAWSCVPLLLFSGVLYVHLRKRQ